DNA from Longimicrobium sp.:
CCGCGCGGCCGGTGCGATCCAGACGAAGCCGCGCGTCGGCGCGCCGGGGGATGAGCACGAACGCGAGGCGGACCGCGTCGCGGGCGCGGTGACCGGTTCGCACGGGCCACGGCTCGGCCGATCCCACGGCGAACCGGCCGCGGCCGAGGCGCCGCCCGCGGTGGACCAGGCGCTGGCCGCGCCGGGGCAGCCGCTCGACGAGGGGACGCGCGCGTTCATGGAGCCACGCTTCGGGCACGACTTCGGGCACGTGCGCCTGCACACCGGCAACGCGGCCGCACACGCCGCGCGGTCGCTGCATGCGCGCGCGTTCACCCGCGGCCGCGACGTGGTGTTCGGGCGCGGCGAGTACGCGCCGCACACGCCCGAGGGGCGGCACCTGCTCGCCCACGAGCTGACGCACGTGGTGCAGCAGGGCGGGCAGCCCGGCACCATCCAGCGCGCGGAGATCGACGACCGCCCGGAGTTCTGCGCCGGCCTGCAGGACGCCACGCAGGTGATCGACGCCGAGGTCAACCGCGTGCTGAAGAGCGTGAGCACCCTTCCCGACGGCAAGGACCGCGTGGAGGCGGTCTACAGCGCCTTCGGGCGCGGGTCGCCATACTCGGGGATCGAGAGCTTCATCGAGGCGTTCCCGCAGACCCACCAGCACCGCGTGCCCATCAGCCAGACCAAGTTCGGGGGCCCGGGCCGCGGCGGCAGTGGGTTCATCAACGCGTGGGCGCTGAAGGGCGAGGGCGCGCTCGGCACCGTCATCAACCTGGGCGGCACGTGCGTGGGTAGCGACAAGCTCGGCCACTTCTTCCAGCAGGGACACGACTACTTCACCATCTCCACGGTGATGGGGAAGGGCGACGCGACCGCAGAGGCGTTCGGCGCCTGGCTCGAAGGCAAGGCGCCGGCCGATCCGGAGATCCAGGCGTGGATAGAGGAGATGACCAGCCGGGGATGGCCGGGCTTCGACCGGATGAAATTCGGCTATGCCTTCTGGCAGGGCGTGTTCGGCCTGTCGACCACCGGCGTCTACGCACCCGCCGACCTGGCCGCGAACAGCGCGGGGATGGCGTTCTACAAGAAGGTCTACACCGATCCGAACGCCACCTTCAGCGTTCGGGACTACCTCACGGACCGCTGGAACGAGGTGACGAACCCTTCGTGCTACGGCTCGGCCACGCTGATGGGGATGGCGCGGAACGACCCCGAGCTCGACGCGCGCTTCCGGACCGAGTTCATGGAAGAGTGGGAGAAAGGCCATTCGGGCTATGCGGCCCTGAGCATCCTCAACCGCCTGCTGCCGGAGTACATCAAGAAGTACGAGTGTCCGAAGTGAGCCCCTGACCCATTCTCTTCAACGGATCGCACCCGGCCGGCCTCCGGGATGCGTCCGCTTCGCGCCGTGGAGC
Protein-coding regions in this window:
- a CDS encoding DUF4157 domain-containing protein translates to MRDVAERKPISSTLAPPRPHPAERRRAGAREWPGVASPSLGHDFSRISIHPRAAGAIQTKPRVGAPGDEHEREADRVAGAVTGSHGPRLGRSHGEPAAAEAPPAVDQALAAPGQPLDEGTRAFMEPRFGHDFGHVRLHTGNAAAHAARSLHARAFTRGRDVVFGRGEYAPHTPEGRHLLAHELTHVVQQGGQPGTIQRAEIDDRPEFCAGLQDATQVIDAEVNRVLKSVSTLPDGKDRVEAVYSAFGRGSPYSGIESFIEAFPQTHQHRVPISQTKFGGPGRGGSGFINAWALKGEGALGTVINLGGTCVGSDKLGHFFQQGHDYFTISTVMGKGDATAEAFGAWLEGKAPADPEIQAWIEEMTSRGWPGFDRMKFGYAFWQGVFGLSTTGVYAPADLAANSAGMAFYKKVYTDPNATFSVRDYLTDRWNEVTNPSCYGSATLMGMARNDPELDARFRTEFMEEWEKGHSGYAALSILNRLLPEYIKKYECPK